From Dehalococcoidia bacterium, the proteins below share one genomic window:
- a CDS encoding phage portal protein, protein ALVTMPGGWKMSQLQAEQPATTYAEFKKEILNEIARCLNMPFNVAAGNSSGYNYASGRLDHQTYFKAIRVEQAHLECVVLDRVLAAWFDEAALIPDLLPAGLGLIADWPHQWFWDGHEHVDPTKEASAQATRLGNHTTTLAHEYAKQGRDWEEALRQRAKELALMQELGLTTPAAQPTPADEEQPDDEQGPDGEEEPTDDDEAELEEQAA, encoded by the coding sequence GGCGCTGGTGACCATGCCGGGCGGCTGGAAGATGAGCCAGCTGCAGGCCGAGCAGCCGGCAACCACCTACGCCGAGTTCAAGAAGGAGATCCTCAACGAGATCGCCCGCTGCCTGAACATGCCGTTCAACGTCGCGGCGGGAAACTCGTCGGGCTACAACTACGCCTCCGGCCGGCTGGACCACCAGACCTACTTCAAGGCGATCCGCGTCGAGCAGGCGCACCTGGAGTGCGTCGTGCTGGACCGTGTTCTCGCCGCCTGGTTCGACGAGGCGGCTCTGATCCCCGACCTCCTACCCGCCGGCCTGGGGCTGATCGCCGACTGGCCGCACCAGTGGTTTTGGGACGGGCACGAGCACGTCGATCCGACCAAGGAAGCCTCGGCCCAGGCAACCCGACTGGGCAACCACACGACCACCTTGGCCCACGAGTACGCCAAGCAGGGCCGGGACTGGGAGGAGGCCCTCCGCCAGCGGGCCAAGGAGCTGGCGCTGATGCAGGAGTTGGGGCTGACGACGCCGGCTGCGCAGCCGACGCCGGCGGACGAAGAGCAGCCGGACGACGAACAGGGGCCGGACGGGGAAGAGGAGCCGACCGATGACGACGAAGCGGAACTCGAAGAGCAAGCCGCCTGA